A genomic window from Pecten maximus chromosome 6, xPecMax1.1, whole genome shotgun sequence includes:
- the LOC117328882 gene encoding autophagy-related protein 101-like, whose translation MNARSQVFELSVEGRQIEEVVSSVFHTLLLHRTLGKFHYKQEGSYSIGTVGVVDVDCDFLDFSYVRTASDDLDSSIQREIGVFRDTLREGPGCGQISLEFYQKKRARWPFMAECIPWEVWTIKLETLTLANENERQVCREKLGEILAEKVMHVAEAMNRHEYVPKMPNQSELDLIFDTSYRDVQPYLFKISHQTTGPIPTSVGTTMRKLLKDTLALDL comes from the exons ATGAATGCCAGAAGCCAAGTGTTTGAGCTT TCTGTAGAGGGCAGGCAGATAGAGGAAGTGGTCAGCA GTGTGTTTCATACACTACTTCTCCACAGAACTCTTGGCAAG TTCCATTACAAACAGGAAGGCAGTTACTCTATAGGTACAGTGGGTGTTGTTGATGTCGACTGTGACTTCCTTGACTTTAGCTAT GTGCGGACTGCATCAGACGACCTAGACTCCTCCATACAGCGGGAGATAGGCGTGTTCAGGGACACACTGAGGGAGGGGCCTGGATGTGGCCAG ATTTCCCTGGAGTTTTACCAGAAGAAGCGGGCCCGATGGCCATTCATGGCTGAGTGTATACCATGGGAAGTGTGGACAATAAAACTGGAAACGCTTACCTTGGCCAATGAGAATG AGCGGCAGGTCTGCAGAGAAAAGTTAGGGGAGATTCTTGCTGAGAAGGTGATGCATGTAGCAGAAGCCATGAATCGCCATGAATATGTCCCAAAAATGCCAAACCAATCGGAGCTGGACCTGATATTTGACACAAGTTACAGGGATGTCCAGCCCTACCTGTTCAAG ATATCCCACCAGACAACAGGACCAATCCCCACCTCAGTAGGAACTACGATGAGAAAGCTCCTCAAGGACACGCTCGCACTTGACTTATGA